In Janibacter alkaliphilus, the following proteins share a genomic window:
- a CDS encoding alpha/beta fold hydrolase, with the protein MSWARLAVAGGERFDVLDEGSGDSVVFIQTALVADELCPMASRLPDRFRTILYHRRGYGSSCPATSPGSIARDAADCRGVLDIMEISRAHIVGLSYSAAVAMQLAVDAPETVHTMTLVEPPPVHVPSGVEFRAVNETLLAIRRADGLEAALEEFMAMVGRPTLAHRHGGAPGRLRRADRT; encoded by the coding sequence GTGTCATGGGCACGCCTGGCGGTGGCTGGAGGCGAACGGTTCGACGTGCTGGACGAGGGCTCAGGTGACTCCGTCGTCTTCATCCAGACCGCGCTCGTCGCGGACGAGCTGTGTCCGATGGCCAGCCGACTGCCCGACCGGTTTCGGACGATCCTGTATCACCGGCGCGGATACGGCAGCAGCTGTCCGGCCACGAGCCCAGGTTCCATCGCACGCGACGCGGCCGACTGCCGCGGCGTGCTGGACATCATGGAGATCTCACGTGCGCACATCGTGGGGCTGTCGTACAGCGCTGCGGTCGCGATGCAGCTCGCCGTCGATGCTCCGGAGACGGTTCACACCATGACTCTCGTGGAGCCGCCGCCCGTGCACGTGCCGAGCGGCGTCGAGTTCCGCGCCGTCAACGAGACGCTCCTCGCGATCCGGCGCGCCGACGGCCTCGAGGCCGCCCTCGAGGAGTTCATGGCCATGGTGGGTCGGCCGACGCTGGCGCACAGACATGGAGGGGCACCTGGCCGGCTCCGCCGAGCAGATCGGACGTGA
- a CDS encoding alpha/beta fold hydrolase — protein sequence MTTKPPLVLLHGVTNSARIWDDVVPLLDETFELLVPTAAGHRGGPPDPGGLTIARLVDDVETLLDDHGLPQAHLAGNSMGGWMALELARRGRALSVCALSPAGCWSPGADDETHATSAIRRGRRLAAAALPVAPIALRSRRIRRIALRDAAERADRLTPALALGVVRDLVGCSAATDLLGTTEQVAPLTPSCPVTLAWAERDRIFPPAVNGVTAQRLVPDATSSSCRRSGTCR from the coding sequence ATGACCACGAAGCCACCGCTCGTCCTGCTGCACGGCGTGACCAACTCGGCGCGCATCTGGGACGACGTGGTGCCGCTGCTCGACGAGACGTTCGAGCTGCTCGTCCCGACGGCCGCCGGTCACCGCGGCGGTCCGCCAGACCCCGGTGGCCTGACCATCGCGCGCCTCGTGGACGACGTCGAGACGCTGCTCGATGATCACGGCCTCCCGCAGGCGCATCTGGCCGGGAACTCCATGGGTGGCTGGATGGCGCTCGAGCTGGCGCGGCGAGGCCGAGCGCTGAGCGTGTGCGCGCTGTCGCCGGCCGGGTGCTGGTCACCGGGTGCCGACGACGAGACGCACGCGACGTCGGCGATCCGGCGCGGGCGACGCCTGGCGGCGGCCGCGCTGCCCGTGGCGCCGATCGCCTTGCGGTCCCGGCGGATCCGGCGGATCGCGCTGCGTGACGCGGCCGAGCGCGCCGACCGGCTCACCCCGGCACTAGCCCTCGGGGTCGTCCGTGACCTCGTCGGGTGCTCTGCCGCAACGGATCTCCTCGGCACCACCGAGCAGGTCGCTCCGCTCACGCCGTCCTGCCCGGTCACCCTGGCCTGGGCAGAGCGCGACCGGATCTTCCCGCCGGCCGTCAACGGGGTCACCGCGCAGCGGCTGGTCCCGGACGCCACCTCCTCGAGCTGCCGGCGGTCGGGCACGTGCCGATGA
- a CDS encoding putative immunity protein, which produces MILPGERDPRMITIRRGGSLTDEHHRLLALWAAGCAERVLPLFESARPQDDRPGAALVAVRAWARGELPMMATRAAGGHAMGAARELRGAARFAAYATGQAAVVAHVAEHDLGAAAYAIKAVRASVSTGEQDAAGRRECRWQREQLPAEVRDLVLADQERRNPICWDVFHV; this is translated from the coding sequence GTGATCCTGCCCGGCGAGCGCGACCCGCGGATGATCACGATCCGCCGCGGGGGCTCGTTGACCGACGAGCACCACCGGCTGCTGGCGCTGTGGGCGGCCGGGTGCGCCGAGCGGGTGCTCCCGCTCTTCGAGAGCGCCCGCCCGCAGGACGACCGGCCGGGAGCGGCGCTCGTGGCGGTCCGGGCCTGGGCGCGAGGGGAGCTGCCGATGATGGCGACCCGGGCGGCCGGCGGTCACGCCATGGGCGCGGCGCGCGAGCTGCGCGGCGCGGCCCGGTTCGCGGCGTATGCCACCGGGCAGGCGGCGGTCGTCGCGCACGTCGCCGAGCACGATCTCGGCGCCGCGGCCTACGCGATCAAGGCCGTCCGGGCGTCGGTGAGCACGGGGGAGCAGGACGCCGCCGGTCGGCGCGAGTGCCGCTGGCAGCGCGAGCAGCTGCCGGCCGAGGTGCGCGACCTGGTGCTGGCGGACCAGGAGCGCCGCAACCCGATCTGCTGGGACGTCTTCCACGTCTAA
- a CDS encoding MFS transporter, with protein sequence MTSPTALRPDETRSHRGDRRAWWGLAVLVLPVLLVSMDMSVLYLALPAITADLDPSASEQLWILDAYGFLIAGLLITMGSLGDRIGRRRILLLGASLFGLASVIAAFAPTSALLIAARALMGIGGATLLPSSLSLITDLFADPRARGRAIGVWTAFFAGGAAVGPIIGGVLLHHFWWGSVFLINVPVLLVLLLAAPALLPERRVASGSPLDLASVVMSVVGIMAAVYAVKHVAEYGLDAVTLITGAVGVGLIVAFVRRQRTLTVPLVDLSLLANREFTVAIGSSLAGMMSLAAFSYLSSIYLQSVTGRDPLAAAYLGVPLAVTVFASSMYGSRIAERLGVSTTFVASLVLAALGSLMLLGVGVDGGVAWYVAGSAVAGLGYGTVFTLVSEVAVGSVPEEQTGAAVGVSETSFELGNALGLALLGSLAAWIFAAGGDFAPTLGETLESGAGAGVIDAAKQSFVDGMHLATAIGAGLMLLMAVLAARSRRR encoded by the coding sequence GTGACCAGCCCGACCGCCCTTCGGCCCGACGAGACCCGCTCCCACCGCGGCGACCGTCGTGCCTGGTGGGGCCTGGCGGTGCTCGTGCTGCCGGTGCTGCTGGTCTCGATGGACATGTCGGTGCTCTACCTGGCGCTGCCGGCGATCACCGCCGACCTCGACCCGAGCGCCTCGGAGCAGCTGTGGATCCTCGACGCCTACGGCTTCCTCATCGCCGGCCTGCTCATCACCATGGGCTCGCTCGGCGACCGGATCGGTCGGCGGCGGATCCTGCTGCTCGGCGCCAGCCTCTTCGGTCTGGCCTCGGTGATCGCCGCCTTCGCCCCGACCTCGGCGCTGCTCATCGCCGCCCGCGCCCTCATGGGCATCGGGGGAGCCACCCTGCTGCCCTCCAGCCTGTCGCTGATCACCGACCTCTTCGCCGACCCGCGGGCGCGCGGCCGGGCGATCGGGGTGTGGACCGCCTTCTTCGCCGGGGGAGCGGCGGTCGGGCCGATCATCGGCGGGGTGCTGCTGCACCACTTCTGGTGGGGCTCGGTCTTCCTCATCAACGTGCCGGTGCTGCTGGTGCTGCTGCTGGCCGCTCCGGCGCTGCTGCCCGAGCGGCGGGTCGCCTCCGGCTCGCCGCTGGACCTGGCCAGCGTGGTGATGTCCGTCGTCGGGATCATGGCCGCGGTCTACGCCGTCAAGCACGTCGCCGAGTACGGGCTGGACGCGGTCACCCTGATCACCGGCGCGGTCGGGGTGGGGCTGATCGTGGCCTTCGTCCGACGGCAGCGCACCCTCACCGTGCCGCTGGTGGACCTCTCGCTGCTGGCGAACCGGGAGTTCACCGTGGCGATCGGCTCCAGCCTCGCCGGGATGATGTCTCTGGCCGCCTTCAGCTACCTCTCCAGCATCTACCTGCAGTCGGTCACCGGGCGTGACCCGCTGGCCGCGGCCTACCTCGGGGTGCCGCTCGCAGTGACCGTCTTCGCCTCCTCGATGTACGGCTCCCGGATCGCCGAGCGGCTCGGGGTCTCGACGACCTTCGTCGCCTCCCTGGTGCTCGCCGCGCTCGGCAGCCTCATGCTGCTCGGCGTCGGCGTCGACGGGGGAGTGGCCTGGTACGTGGCCGGCTCGGCGGTGGCCGGCCTGGGCTACGGGACGGTCTTCACCCTCGTCTCGGAGGTGGCCGTGGGCTCGGTGCCCGAGGAGCAGACCGGCGCCGCGGTCGGTGTCTCGGAGACCTCGTTCGAGCTCGGCAACGCCCTCGGCCTGGCGCTGCTGGGGTCGCTGGCGGCGTGGATCTTCGCCGCCGGCGGCGACTTCGCGCCGACCCTGGGGGAGACCCTGGAGTCCGGCGCCGGCGCCGGGGTGATCGACGCTGCGAAGCAGTCCTTCGTCGACGGGATGCACCTGGCCACCGCGATCGGGGCCGGCCTCATGCTCCTCATGGCGGTGCTGGCCGCTCGGTCGCGGCGGCGCTGA
- a CDS encoding TetR/AcrR family transcriptional regulator codes for MPSRRQQARTASPLTTAAIVDAGIELADTDGLDALSMRRLADRLGVAPMSLYRHVDTKDQLLAAMTEEIGDRYPYPPVAGTGWTWRDRVRVAGEVDWELYREHPWVVLAYAVPRYAFGPSGLACLAWLVEGFTELGVTTAEAADLTFVVWSQISGAALPLAGRSLFAPDPGTSSGDGLAGLLDGRVEAPDALLDLVGGSWRPDPQRQLRQALDALCDGLEQQIGARAAQPRS; via the coding sequence ATGCCCTCTCGACGACAGCAAGCGCGCACCGCGTCACCGCTGACCACCGCGGCCATCGTCGACGCCGGCATCGAGCTGGCCGACACCGACGGGCTCGACGCACTCTCGATGCGTCGCCTGGCCGACCGGCTCGGCGTCGCCCCGATGTCGCTCTACCGGCACGTCGACACCAAGGACCAGCTGCTCGCCGCGATGACCGAGGAGATCGGCGACCGCTACCCCTATCCCCCGGTCGCCGGCACCGGCTGGACCTGGCGGGACCGCGTGCGAGTGGCCGGCGAGGTCGACTGGGAGCTCTACCGGGAGCACCCCTGGGTCGTGCTGGCCTACGCCGTGCCCCGGTACGCCTTCGGGCCCAGCGGACTGGCCTGCCTGGCCTGGCTCGTCGAGGGTTTCACCGAGCTGGGCGTGACCACCGCGGAGGCGGCCGACCTCACGTTCGTCGTGTGGAGCCAGATCTCCGGTGCCGCGCTCCCCCTGGCCGGGCGCAGCCTCTTCGCCCCGGACCCCGGGACGAGCTCGGGCGACGGCCTGGCCGGCCTGCTCGACGGGCGGGTCGAGGCGCCCGACGCCCTGCTTGACCTCGTCGGCGGCAGCTGGCGGCCCGACCCGCAGCGTCAGCTGCGACAGGCGCTCGACGCACTCTGCGACGGCCTCGAGCAGCAGATCGGAGCGCGCGCGGCTCAGCCCCGGTCGTAG